The Streptomyces phaeolivaceus genome has a window encoding:
- a CDS encoding lactonase family protein, with translation MSRHTRRRSSLQVRLTVAGAGVLATVAAVATVTVAAAGETGRRYTGSPASAGADHAVFVQGNELAGNTIHAFKRGGDGKLTAAGRYATGGKGGDQVDAPTDSLASQGSLVYDDASGLLLAVNAGSGTVTSFRVRGQKLTDRRVVDSGGDFPASIAVHGSVAYVMNAGGEGSVQGFRITAGGLKPLRGSQRSLGLDNDTVPLFSSSPGQVAFTPGGRELVVTTKSANTIEVFPMRRDGRPAERAVVNRSAGEVPFAVTFDRAGRMLVAEAAKSTVSAYKVRSDGRLELVQKPLPNGQDTLCWLERAGDFFYGGNTGNSTVTGYRMDRQGRLALTNDVGIATPPSPRSQGVIDLAVTEDERFLYVQNAVSGTVDGFRIGRNGSLTKVTTATGLPAFAESGMEGITAV, from the coding sequence ATGAGCAGGCACACCAGGCGCAGGTCCTCGTTACAGGTTCGACTGACGGTCGCCGGAGCCGGTGTCCTCGCCACCGTCGCGGCCGTGGCCACCGTGACCGTCGCGGCGGCGGGGGAGACCGGGCGCCGGTACACGGGTTCACCGGCGTCGGCCGGGGCAGACCACGCGGTGTTCGTTCAGGGCAACGAACTCGCCGGCAACACCATTCACGCCTTCAAGCGCGGCGGCGACGGCAAGCTGACCGCGGCCGGCCGTTACGCCACCGGCGGCAAGGGCGGCGACCAGGTCGACGCGCCCACCGACTCCCTCGCCTCCCAGGGCTCCCTCGTCTATGACGACGCCTCCGGGCTGCTGCTGGCGGTCAACGCGGGCAGCGGCACGGTGACCTCGTTCCGCGTCCGGGGGCAGAAGCTGACGGACCGCCGCGTGGTCGACTCGGGCGGCGACTTCCCGGCCTCCATCGCGGTGCACGGATCGGTGGCCTACGTCATGAACGCCGGCGGTGAGGGCAGCGTCCAGGGCTTCCGGATCACCGCCGGGGGACTCAAGCCCCTGCGCGGCTCGCAGCGTTCGCTGGGGCTGGACAACGACACGGTGCCGTTGTTCAGCAGCTCGCCGGGGCAGGTCGCGTTCACTCCCGGCGGCCGTGAACTCGTCGTCACCACCAAGTCCGCGAACACCATCGAGGTGTTCCCGATGCGGCGTGACGGGCGCCCGGCCGAGCGGGCTGTCGTCAACCGGTCTGCCGGGGAGGTGCCGTTCGCAGTCACCTTCGACAGGGCCGGGCGGATGCTGGTGGCCGAGGCCGCGAAGTCGACGGTCAGCGCGTACAAGGTGCGCTCCGACGGCCGCCTCGAACTGGTGCAGAAGCCGCTGCCGAACGGCCAGGACACGTTGTGCTGGCTGGAGCGCGCGGGCGACTTCTTCTACGGGGGCAACACCGGCAACTCCACCGTCACCGGCTACCGCATGGACCGCCAGGGCCGTCTCGCCCTCACCAATGACGTCGGCATCGCCACGCCGCCCTCGCCCAGGTCCCAGGGGGTGATCGATCTGGCGGTGACCGAGGACGAGAGGTTCCTGTACGTCCAGAACGCCGTCTCCGGCACGGTCGACGGCTTCCGTATCGGCCGGAACGGCTCACTCACCAAGGTCACCACCGCCACCGGACTGCCCGCCTTCGCCGAGTCCGGCATGGAGGGCATCACCGCGGTGTAG
- a CDS encoding nitroreductase family deazaflavin-dependent oxidoreductase, with product MTTHQGSAPRRPRRPAGWRRVPLRLPVLLFKAGLAPLFGKRLLLLHHTGRVSGLDRRTVLEVVAYDSECGSWTVAAGFGPASDWYQNLRRRPHTVVQFGNRHHTVTAHFLPAETGAEIMADYSRRHPRTARRLCAFMGLPSDGSETAFLTAGSTIPFVRLDASDGYRQVPVP from the coding sequence ATGACGACACACCAAGGCTCCGCCCCGCGCCGCCCCCGCCGGCCTGCAGGATGGCGGCGGGTGCCGCTGCGCCTGCCCGTCCTTCTCTTCAAGGCGGGGCTCGCTCCCCTCTTCGGCAAGCGGCTGCTCCTGCTGCACCACACCGGCCGGGTCAGCGGGCTCGACCGCCGCACGGTCCTGGAGGTGGTGGCATACGACAGCGAATGCGGCAGCTGGACCGTCGCGGCCGGGTTCGGCCCCGCGTCGGACTGGTACCAGAACCTCCGCCGACGGCCGCACACCGTCGTCCAGTTCGGCAACCGCCACCACACCGTCACCGCGCACTTCCTCCCGGCGGAGACCGGGGCGGAGATCATGGCGGACTACTCCCGCCGGCATCCACGGACGGCCCGCCGGCTGTGCGCGTTCATGGGCCTGCCCTCCGACGGAAGCGAGACCGCCTTCCTGACGGCCGGCAGCACCATCCCGTTCGTACGTCTCGATGCCTCGGACGGCTACCGCCAAGTTCCTGTCCCCTGA
- a CDS encoding PP2C family protein-serine/threonine phosphatase, with amino-acid sequence MTGKKPPQSATLLSWMPGGVMAVVTVVDVVVGPGVGLLPLVSLGPAFAGLVGGWRRTALTGVAALVLCVGLGIYDGLFEERRGFAALGSVVGVTGAGIAAAVMRSRREAELAGVRSIAEVAQRVLLRPVPLTAGPLQAAVSYTSAVAEARIGGDLYEVVASPHGIRVIVGDVQGKGLAAVETAAVVLGAFREAAHDEPDLVGLGERLERSVERELEGEKFVTAILAEIGSDHEAVLLNYGHPAPMLIRDDGTADFPEPPSSALPLGLGAHGHAGPRPYRVGFAPGEQLLLYTDGVTEARDGDGHFYPLAERAALLKDSDAHAALDALRRDVQDHSAGPPHDDAAMLLLRYHGHGSVPGTRVL; translated from the coding sequence ATGACCGGGAAGAAGCCGCCACAGAGCGCCACGTTGCTGTCGTGGATGCCGGGCGGGGTCATGGCGGTGGTGACCGTCGTGGACGTCGTGGTCGGACCGGGGGTCGGACTGTTGCCGTTGGTGTCGCTGGGGCCCGCTTTCGCCGGACTGGTCGGCGGCTGGCGCCGCACCGCGCTGACGGGTGTGGCGGCGCTCGTACTGTGCGTCGGGCTCGGAATCTACGACGGGCTGTTCGAGGAACGCCGGGGATTCGCCGCGCTGGGGTCGGTCGTGGGTGTCACCGGCGCGGGGATCGCGGCGGCCGTGATGCGCTCCCGGCGGGAAGCGGAACTGGCCGGTGTGCGCTCGATCGCGGAGGTGGCGCAGCGCGTGCTGCTGCGGCCGGTGCCGCTGACGGCCGGACCGCTGCAGGCGGCGGTGTCGTACACCTCTGCCGTGGCGGAGGCACGGATCGGGGGCGATCTGTACGAGGTGGTCGCCTCGCCGCACGGGATCCGGGTGATCGTGGGGGACGTGCAGGGCAAGGGGCTCGCCGCCGTGGAGACGGCCGCGGTGGTGCTCGGCGCGTTCCGTGAGGCGGCGCACGACGAGCCGGACCTGGTGGGGCTGGGGGAACGGCTGGAGCGGAGCGTGGAACGGGAGTTGGAGGGTGAGAAGTTCGTCACCGCGATCCTCGCCGAGATCGGCTCCGACCACGAGGCGGTCCTGCTCAATTACGGCCATCCGGCCCCGATGCTGATACGGGACGACGGCACCGCGGACTTCCCTGAGCCACCCTCCTCCGCGCTGCCCCTGGGACTGGGTGCGCACGGCCATGCCGGGCCGCGGCCCTACCGCGTGGGGTTCGCCCCGGGCGAGCAGCTACTGCTGTACACCGACGGTGTCACCGAGGCGCGGGACGGGGACGGGCACTTCTATCCGCTTGCCGAACGAGCTGCTCTGCTCAAGGACTCCGACGCGCATGCCGCGCTCGACGCGCTGCGTCGCGATGTACAAGACCACTCCGCGGGACCGCCCCACGACGACGCCGCCATGCTGCTGCTCCGCTATCACGGTCATGGGAGCGTCCCGGGAACGCGGGTACTTTAG
- a CDS encoding MarR family winged helix-turn-helix transcriptional regulator, whose product MDDVDVVTRAVLTASRLLVAVSARSLAEVEERVTLPQFRMLVVLSTHGATKLVTLADLLQVAPSTAMRMVDRLIAAGLADRQTNPGNRRETVLQLTEEGRRTVEDVTGRRRTEIAGIVERLSPGQRSALVDALTAFNEAGGEPLAPAAGGDTEPFPLGWVDSVVPRGA is encoded by the coding sequence ATGGACGATGTCGACGTGGTGACCCGTGCGGTGCTCACCGCGTCGAGACTCTTGGTCGCCGTCTCCGCCCGGTCGCTCGCCGAGGTGGAGGAGCGGGTGACGCTGCCCCAGTTCCGCATGCTCGTGGTGCTCTCCACGCACGGGGCCACCAAGCTGGTCACCCTCGCCGACCTCCTTCAGGTCGCGCCGTCCACCGCCATGCGCATGGTCGACCGGCTCATCGCCGCCGGGCTCGCGGACCGGCAGACCAATCCCGGCAACCGCCGGGAGACCGTGCTCCAGCTCACGGAGGAGGGGCGACGCACCGTCGAGGACGTCACCGGCCGCCGCAGGACGGAGATCGCCGGGATCGTCGAGCGCCTGTCACCGGGCCAGCGGTCCGCCCTCGTGGACGCGCTCACCGCCTTCAACGAGGCCGGCGGTGAGCCGCTCGCCCCGGCTGCGGGGGGCGACACGGAGCCGTTTCCCCTGGGTTGGGTGGACTCCGTTGTGCCCAGGGGTGCCTGA
- a CDS encoding DUF4142 domain-containing protein — MRIPRTAGAIFMSGGLLMTVAALAYPAMLGIENTASSPERIIANTQFGPLTEADRDFVIKVRSAGLWEYPLGEMAMERGTTPEMKEAGEHLVVGHAGLDDLCRKIAPELGITLNNQASPQQQQFVATVDAAKGKEFDSTAVQIMRVTHGQIFPAIAKIRASTRNTLVRQLADLANDTVLDHITVLEKTGLVNHENVNYQQTNPPKLPKDQATPPVPQPGAPMVVLTPRPDLDVNTAAPTAPPSPSPSASADAE; from the coding sequence ATGCGCATCCCCCGTACCGCAGGAGCCATCTTCATGAGCGGCGGCCTGCTGATGACCGTCGCCGCACTCGCCTATCCCGCCATGCTGGGCATCGAGAACACGGCCTCGTCGCCGGAGCGCATCATCGCCAACACGCAGTTCGGTCCGCTGACGGAGGCCGACCGGGACTTCGTGATCAAGGTGCGCTCGGCGGGACTGTGGGAGTACCCGCTGGGCGAGATGGCCATGGAACGCGGTACGACCCCGGAGATGAAGGAGGCAGGCGAGCATCTGGTCGTCGGGCACGCCGGTCTCGACGATTTGTGCCGCAAGATCGCCCCGGAGCTGGGCATCACGCTCAACAACCAGGCGAGTCCGCAACAGCAGCAGTTCGTGGCCACCGTGGACGCGGCCAAGGGCAAGGAGTTCGACTCGACCGCGGTGCAGATCATGCGCGTCACGCACGGCCAGATCTTCCCGGCCATCGCCAAGATCCGCGCCAGCACCCGGAACACCTTGGTGCGTCAGCTGGCCGACCTCGCCAACGACACCGTGCTCGACCACATCACCGTGCTGGAGAAGACCGGCCTGGTCAACCACGAGAACGTCAACTACCAGCAGACCAACCCCCCGAAACTACCCAAGGACCAGGCCACCCCGCCCGTGCCCCAGCCCGGCGCCCCCATGGTCGTCCTGACCCCGCGACCGGACCTGGACGTCAACACCGCCGCGCCGACGGCTCCTCCGAGTCCCTCACCGTCGGCTTCCGCCGACGCGGAATGA
- a CDS encoding NfeD family protein, whose amino-acid sequence MPWFLWLLAAAALGAAEFFALTLVFGLLAGAALVAAVVAGVGIGLLGQLVAFALAAAAGVVLVRPVALRHMEQQPLTRDGSDALIGKRAEVMQEVTATRGLIKLSGEEWSARALDEGLVIPVGAWVDVMEIEGATAIVYPRELLP is encoded by the coding sequence ATGCCGTGGTTCTTGTGGCTGCTCGCTGCCGCGGCGCTGGGTGCCGCGGAGTTCTTCGCTCTGACACTTGTATTCGGATTGTTGGCGGGCGCCGCGTTGGTGGCCGCCGTGGTCGCCGGCGTGGGCATCGGCCTTCTCGGCCAGCTCGTGGCCTTTGCGCTGGCGGCGGCAGCGGGCGTCGTCCTTGTCCGGCCCGTCGCGCTGCGGCACATGGAACAGCAGCCACTGACCCGAGACGGCAGTGACGCCCTGATCGGCAAGCGTGCCGAGGTCATGCAGGAGGTCACCGCGACCCGCGGCCTGATCAAGCTCTCCGGCGAGGAATGGTCGGCCCGCGCCCTCGACGAGGGTCTCGTGATCCCGGTGGGTGCGTGGGTGGACGTCATGGAGATCGAAGGCGCCACGGCCATCGTCTACCCCCGCGAACTCCTTCCCTGA
- a CDS encoding SPFH domain-containing protein encodes MDPVVIPLLVAAIVVVFLVASTVRIVPQARRYNVERFGRYRRTLQPGLNLVVPVADRINTKLDVREQVYSSDPRPVITEDNLVVNIDTVLYYQITDPRAAAYEVADYLQAIDQLTVTTLRNVIGSMDLEETLTSREEINSRLRAVLDDATGKWGIRVNRVEIKAIDPPATIKEAMEKQMRAERDKRAAILHAEGERQAKILTAEGTKQKDILEAQGAQQAMILRADGEAKAVELVFQAVHRNNADPKVLAYKYLETLPHLASSGNNTFWVIPGELTEAVRTVTRAFGDQASESPPTPGQPEEAATADDHDTSDGSRVPQLEAGSTVSLDAAAAADEAGKQAAAAVSDAKAEAEAAKSPQMPRRTRTSDD; translated from the coding sequence GTGGATCCCGTCGTCATCCCCCTCCTCGTCGCGGCCATCGTCGTCGTCTTCCTCGTGGCCTCCACCGTGCGGATCGTCCCGCAGGCGCGCCGCTACAACGTCGAGCGGTTCGGCCGGTACCGGCGGACGCTCCAACCCGGACTGAACCTGGTCGTGCCGGTGGCGGACCGCATCAACACCAAGCTCGACGTGCGCGAGCAGGTCTATTCGTCCGACCCCAGGCCGGTGATCACCGAGGACAACCTCGTGGTGAACATCGACACCGTGCTCTACTACCAGATCACCGATCCGCGGGCGGCGGCCTACGAGGTCGCCGACTACCTCCAGGCGATCGACCAGCTCACCGTGACCACGCTCCGCAACGTCATCGGCAGCATGGACCTGGAGGAGACGCTCACCTCGCGCGAGGAGATCAACTCCCGGCTCCGCGCCGTCCTCGACGACGCCACCGGCAAGTGGGGCATCCGGGTCAACCGCGTCGAGATCAAGGCCATCGATCCGCCGGCCACCATCAAGGAGGCGATGGAGAAGCAGATGCGGGCCGAGCGTGACAAGCGGGCGGCCATCCTGCACGCCGAGGGGGAGCGGCAGGCCAAGATCCTCACCGCCGAGGGCACGAAGCAGAAGGACATCCTGGAGGCACAGGGTGCGCAACAGGCCATGATCCTGCGGGCGGACGGTGAGGCCAAGGCGGTCGAGCTCGTCTTCCAGGCCGTCCATCGCAACAACGCCGACCCGAAGGTCCTCGCCTACAAGTACCTGGAGACGCTCCCGCACCTGGCGAGCAGCGGCAACAACACCTTCTGGGTGATCCCGGGAGAGCTGACCGAGGCAGTCCGGACCGTCACCCGAGCCTTCGGTGATCAGGCGTCGGAGAGCCCTCCCACGCCCGGACAACCCGAGGAAGCAGCCACTGCCGACGATCACGACACGTCGGACGGAAGCCGGGTTCCGCAGCTGGAGGCGGGCTCGACGGTTTCCCTCGACGCCGCCGCGGCTGCGGACGAGGCAGGAAAGCAGGCCGCCGCAGCGGTGAGCGACGCCAAGGCGGAGGCCGAGGCCGCCAAGTCGCCTCAGATGCCGCGCCGCACGCGGACGTCCGACGACTGA
- a CDS encoding SulP family inorganic anion transporter, which translates to MSPAARLSALKPDWLRDPKVWRTEVLAGLVVALALIPEAISFSIIAGVDPAIGLFASFTMAVTIAVVGGRRAMISAATGAVALVIAPLNREHGLGYLVAAVILAGVFQVILGALGVAKLMRFIPRSVMVGFVNSLAILIFMAQVPEMTSVPWPVYPLIAAGLALMVFFPKVTTVIPAPLVSIVILTVITVGAAIAVPTVGDKGALPSSLPVPGLPDVPFTLDTLTTIAPYAFAMALVGLMESLMTAKLVDDITDTHSSKTRESIGQGIANIVTGFFGGMGGCAMIGQTMINVKVSGARTRLSTFLAGAFLMVLCVVFGPVVSDIPMAALVAVMVMVSFATFDWHSIAPKTLRRMPAGEITVMVITVACVVATHNLAIGVVVGSVTAMVVFAKRVAHLAEVTSVIDPDGSAVVYRVTGELFFASSNDLVGQFNYATDPKRVVIDLSSAHVWDASSVAALDAIEAKYAQRGKQVEITGLNEPSAHLHGKLSGELSASH; encoded by the coding sequence CTGTCTCCCGCCGCGCGGCTGAGCGCTCTCAAACCGGACTGGCTGCGTGATCCGAAGGTCTGGCGTACCGAGGTACTGGCCGGCCTGGTGGTCGCGCTCGCGCTGATCCCCGAGGCGATCTCCTTTTCCATCATCGCCGGTGTCGACCCGGCCATCGGCCTGTTCGCCTCCTTCACCATGGCCGTCACCATCGCCGTCGTCGGCGGGCGCCGGGCCATGATCTCCGCCGCCACCGGCGCCGTCGCCCTCGTGATCGCACCTCTGAACCGCGAGCACGGCCTGGGCTACCTCGTCGCCGCGGTCATCCTCGCCGGGGTCTTCCAGGTGATCCTCGGGGCACTCGGGGTGGCCAAACTGATGCGGTTCATCCCCCGCAGCGTGATGGTCGGGTTCGTCAACTCCCTCGCCATCCTGATCTTCATGGCCCAGGTCCCGGAGATGACGAGCGTGCCGTGGCCGGTCTACCCGCTGATCGCGGCCGGCCTGGCACTGATGGTGTTCTTTCCGAAGGTCACCACGGTCATCCCGGCACCACTGGTCTCCATCGTCATCCTGACCGTGATCACCGTCGGCGCGGCCATCGCGGTGCCGACCGTCGGCGACAAGGGCGCCCTGCCGTCCTCCCTGCCGGTCCCTGGCCTGCCCGACGTGCCCTTCACCCTGGACACGCTGACCACCATCGCCCCGTACGCCTTCGCGATGGCGCTGGTCGGCCTGATGGAGTCGCTGATGACGGCCAAACTGGTCGACGACATCACCGACACCCACTCCAGCAAGACGCGCGAGTCGATCGGCCAGGGCATCGCCAACATCGTCACCGGCTTCTTCGGTGGTATGGGCGGCTGCGCGATGATCGGCCAGACGATGATCAACGTGAAGGTGTCCGGCGCCCGCACCCGCCTGTCCACGTTCCTGGCCGGGGCGTTCCTGATGGTGCTGTGCGTCGTCTTCGGCCCGGTCGTCTCGGACATCCCCATGGCCGCCCTGGTCGCGGTCATGGTCATGGTGTCGTTCGCAACGTTCGACTGGCACTCCATCGCCCCGAAGACGCTTCGCCGGATGCCGGCCGGGGAGATCACCGTCATGGTGATCACCGTCGCGTGCGTGGTCGCCACCCACAACCTCGCCATCGGCGTCGTGGTCGGCTCGGTCACCGCCATGGTCGTCTTCGCCAAGCGCGTCGCGCATCTCGCCGAGGTCACCTCCGTCATCGACCCGGACGGCAGCGCGGTCGTCTACCGGGTCACCGGCGAGCTGTTCTTCGCCTCCTCCAACGACCTCGTCGGCCAGTTCAACTACGCCACAGACCCGAAGAGGGTCGTCATCGACCTGTCCTCGGCCCACGTCTGGGACGCCTCCTCGGTCGCCGCCCTGGACGCCATCGAGGCCAAGTACGCCCAGCGCGGCAAGCAGGTCGAGATCACCGGCCTGAACGAACCCAGCGCCCACCTGCACGGCAAGCTCAGCGGCGAGCTGTCAGCCAGCCATTGA
- a CDS encoding MerR family transcriptional regulator, whose product MQIGEVAARTELSLRTIRHYEETGLVAPSARSQGGFRLYTEADVARLMVIRRMKPLGFTLDEMRALLEATDRLDSVKELPPKEREELLDRLRGFEEAAQQRVADLRTQLARAEEFAATLRRRLPRTAAPVRTP is encoded by the coding sequence ATGCAGATCGGTGAGGTCGCCGCGCGAACCGAGCTGTCCCTGCGCACCATCCGGCACTACGAGGAGACCGGCCTCGTCGCCCCCTCGGCCCGCTCCCAGGGCGGCTTCCGTCTCTACACCGAGGCCGACGTCGCCCGCCTGATGGTCATCCGCCGCATGAAGCCCCTCGGCTTCACCCTCGACGAGATGCGTGCCTTGCTGGAGGCCACCGACCGCCTCGACTCCGTCAAGGAACTGCCGCCCAAAGAGCGCGAAGAGCTCCTGGACCGGCTGCGGGGCTTCGAAGAGGCCGCGCAACAGCGCGTGGCCGATCTGCGCACCCAGCTGGCCCGGGCGGAGGAGTTCGCGGCCACACTGCGCCGGCGCCTCCCGCGGACCGCCGCGCCGGTTCGGACCCCGTAA
- a CDS encoding cation:proton antiporter regulatory subunit translates to MGAPRLSSTPLPGIGVRYDLTTREHRRLSVIAHRDGPRTISAYREDDPDACAMSVRLTAEEAATLIDALMPAHHNPNLLSTTGLGLVAERIELTAASRWNGRLLGETRMRTETGASIVAVLRRAEAIPSPTPDFRLAGGDTLIVIGTREGVETAAAILGRE, encoded by the coding sequence ATGGGCGCGCCCCGCCTGAGCAGCACACCGTTGCCGGGAATCGGTGTCCGCTACGACCTGACAACACGGGAGCACCGCCGTCTCTCCGTGATCGCCCATCGGGACGGGCCGCGCACGATCAGTGCGTACCGGGAGGACGACCCCGACGCGTGCGCCATGTCCGTACGGCTGACCGCCGAGGAGGCGGCCACCCTCATCGACGCGTTGATGCCCGCCCACCACAACCCCAACCTGCTGTCCACCACCGGCCTGGGGCTCGTGGCCGAACGCATCGAACTGACCGCCGCATCGCGCTGGAACGGGCGCCTGCTGGGCGAGACCCGGATGCGCACGGAGACCGGCGCCTCGATCGTGGCCGTGCTGCGCCGAGCCGAGGCCATTCCCTCCCCCACCCCCGACTTCCGGCTCGCCGGCGGTGACACCCTCATCGTCATCGGCACCCGCGAGGGCGTGGAGACCGCCGCCGCGATACTCGGGCGGGAGTAA
- a CDS encoding cation:proton antiporter: protein MHSSAVFLIEFGCIILVLGLLGRFAGRFRFSPIPLYLLAGLAFGNGGLLPLGSSEEFVAIGAEIGVILLLLMLGLEYTASDLVTNLKTHYPAGLVDALLNALPGAALALLLGWGPVAAVVLAGVTWVSSSGVIAKVLGDLGRLGNRETPTVLSILVLEDLSMAVYLPILTALLAGTGLASGSVTLAIALGAAALVLVLAVRYGRHISRFVSSDDPEKLLLVVLGLTLLIAGLAQQLHVSAAVGAFLVGIALSGEVADGAHSLLAPLRDLFAAVFFVFFGLNTDPASIPPVLLSALALAAVTACTKIATGYWAAKRAGIAAKGRWRAGGALVARGEFSIVIAGLAVAAGVEPSLGPLATAYVLILVLLGPLTARYTEPLATRLLRHRRAQLAAKPDDTTPLTASAHETISDQDAVGHA from the coding sequence ATGCACTCCTCCGCAGTCTTCCTGATCGAGTTCGGCTGCATCATCCTGGTTCTCGGGCTGCTCGGCCGGTTCGCCGGGCGCTTCCGGTTCTCCCCGATTCCGCTGTACCTGCTGGCCGGACTCGCCTTCGGCAACGGTGGGCTGCTGCCGCTGGGTTCCAGCGAGGAGTTCGTGGCCATAGGCGCCGAGATCGGCGTCATCCTGCTGCTGCTCATGCTGGGCCTGGAGTACACCGCCAGCGACCTGGTCACCAACCTCAAGACCCACTACCCCGCCGGTCTCGTCGACGCCCTGCTCAACGCCCTGCCCGGCGCGGCACTCGCGCTGCTGCTGGGGTGGGGCCCGGTCGCCGCCGTCGTCCTGGCCGGCGTCACCTGGGTCTCCTCCTCCGGTGTCATCGCCAAGGTCCTCGGCGACCTGGGCCGCCTGGGCAACCGCGAAACCCCGACCGTCCTGAGCATCCTCGTCCTCGAAGACCTCTCCATGGCGGTCTACCTGCCGATCCTCACGGCCCTGCTGGCCGGGACCGGCCTGGCGTCAGGCAGCGTCACCCTCGCCATCGCCCTCGGCGCAGCCGCCCTCGTCCTGGTCCTCGCGGTCCGCTACGGCCGCCACATCTCCCGCTTCGTCTCCAGCGACGACCCCGAGAAACTCCTCCTCGTGGTCCTGGGCCTGACCCTGCTGATCGCCGGGCTCGCCCAGCAGCTGCATGTGTCCGCCGCCGTGGGTGCCTTCCTCGTCGGTATCGCGCTGTCCGGCGAGGTCGCCGACGGCGCGCACAGCCTTCTTGCCCCGTTGCGGGACCTGTTCGCCGCCGTGTTCTTCGTCTTCTTCGGCCTGAACACCGACCCCGCCAGCATCCCTCCCGTCCTCCTGTCCGCCCTCGCCCTGGCCGCCGTCACCGCCTGCACGAAGATCGCCACCGGCTACTGGGCTGCCAAGCGGGCCGGCATCGCCGCCAAGGGCCGCTGGCGAGCCGGCGGCGCCCTCGTCGCGCGCGGCGAGTTCTCCATCGTGATCGCCGGACTCGCCGTCGCAGCCGGCGTCGAACCCTCTCTCGGCCCGCTGGCCACGGCCTACGTCCTGATCCTCGTCCTCCTCGGACCCCTCACCGCCCGCTACACCGAACCACTGGCCACACGCCTGCTCAGGCATCGCCGCGCACAGCTCGCCGCGAAACCCGACGACACCACACCACTGACAGCGAGCGCGCACGAGACCATCAGCGATCAAGATGCCGTCGGACACGCGTGA